The proteins below come from a single Kitasatospora sp. NBC_00315 genomic window:
- a CDS encoding glycosyltransferase 87 family protein has protein sequence MVSTRTPGRPRTRGRLIGRSSTQAHPAAVPHGALPQGARRTRRRFGAGTRPFPRQRGDDPRPAAPGFPPPARLAAMRSVQLLGCAVAAGWAAAFPLVSDLPNQRLWGTVAAPSYLLAGLLCVVLPRRHAARAAAAVGLLGAVLLPLALLAVHGRHQSEVMVVERSAHLLLTTGSPYLPDPAVVTDYNPYLPAMALFGLPRCLLGSNSPLTLVLGDARIWFALTFLGCLLASWRLLRPSRDRATLLPLTVLTASPLIALALAVGGVDLPLIGVCCLAMALAERDRTIATGLVLALACSLKWTAWPALPVAVLLIWRLYGRRPAARAALTAVGAALAVVLPVALTQASVLREQVVRYPLGLTSIRTPAGSPLPGKVLAGFGPTGHTVSLVLLTTGGAAVAIWLLARPPASAIAAADLLAAGLALAFTLAPAGRFGYLALPVVLVIWPRLAAGRRRSALPEAQRCLLRQPGGERGVPVPS, from the coding sequence ATGGTGAGCACCCGCACGCCCGGCCGGCCCCGCACCCGCGGGCGCCTCATCGGCCGCAGCAGCACGCAGGCCCACCCCGCAGCCGTCCCGCACGGCGCGCTCCCGCAGGGGGCGCGCCGGACGCGGCGGCGCTTCGGCGCCGGAACGCGCCCGTTCCCGCGCCAACGCGGCGACGACCCCAGACCGGCGGCGCCAGGCTTCCCCCCGCCCGCCCGGCTGGCCGCGATGCGGTCCGTCCAGCTGCTGGGCTGCGCCGTCGCGGCCGGCTGGGCGGCGGCCTTCCCCCTCGTCTCCGACCTGCCCAACCAACGACTCTGGGGCACCGTGGCGGCCCCCTCCTACCTGCTCGCCGGCCTGCTCTGCGTGGTGCTGCCCCGGCGCCACGCGGCCCGCGCCGCGGCCGCCGTCGGCCTGCTGGGCGCCGTCCTGCTGCCGCTGGCGCTGCTGGCGGTGCACGGCCGCCACCAGTCCGAGGTGATGGTGGTCGAGCGCTCGGCGCACCTGCTGCTCACCACCGGGAGCCCCTACCTGCCGGACCCGGCGGTGGTCACCGACTACAACCCCTACCTGCCGGCGATGGCGCTGTTCGGCCTGCCGCGCTGCCTGCTGGGCTCGAACAGCCCGCTGACCCTGGTGCTCGGCGACGCGCGGATATGGTTCGCCCTCACCTTCCTCGGCTGCCTGCTGGCGTCCTGGCGGCTGCTGCGCCCGAGCCGGGACCGCGCGACGCTCCTGCCGCTGACCGTCCTCACCGCCTCCCCGCTGATCGCGCTGGCCCTGGCGGTCGGCGGCGTCGACCTGCCGCTGATCGGTGTCTGCTGCCTGGCGATGGCGCTGGCCGAGCGGGACCGCACCATCGCCACCGGGCTGGTGCTGGCACTGGCCTGCAGCCTGAAGTGGACGGCCTGGCCGGCGCTGCCGGTCGCCGTCCTGCTGATCTGGCGGCTGTACGGGCGCCGGCCCGCCGCCCGGGCCGCGCTCACGGCGGTCGGCGCGGCGCTGGCGGTCGTCCTGCCGGTCGCGCTGACCCAGGCCTCGGTGCTGCGCGAGCAGGTGGTCCGCTACCCGCTGGGCCTCACCTCGATCCGGACCCCGGCCGGGAGCCCGCTGCCGGGAAAGGTCCTGGCCGGCTTCGGCCCGACCGGGCACACCGTCTCGCTGGTCCTGCTGACGACCGGCGGCGCGGCGGTGGCGATCTGGCTGCTGGCCCGTCCGCCGGCCTCGGCGATCGCCGCCGCCGACCTGCTGGCGGCTGGACTGGCGCTGGCGTTCACGCTGGCCCCGGCCGGTCGCTTCGGCTACCT